The genomic stretch CTGTGTCCTTAGGCTGAGGAAGCAGCATTGGAAAATGCTGTGAGTTGGGAGTTCCGCTTTTAGGTCTCTTAGCTGGTATTTTTCCCTTCCTCATAATGTTAAAGCCCATTAGCTCACCTGTCTTGTTCAAGTTCACTCTTCACCAATATTTCTGTGCAGGTTGGTAAGGAGAAAATGTTGCCTGTAAAAGTTGTGAAAATGCATCCCCTGGAGAAAGTTGACGAAGAGgcctcagaaaaaaaatctgacgGAGCTTGTGATTCTCCATCCAGTGACAAGGAGAActccagccaggcagcccaggacAACCAGAAGGAAGTGAAGCTGAAGGAAGATGACAGCAGGAGGGATAGTATGAGTAAGTAGAGAGACAGCATGGCAGGGCAGTAGGTAGCACCTGGCAGTGAGTGTTGGAGTTTGCTCAGTGATTATATTTACATCTCGGTGCTGGGCTGTGAATGTCAAAACAGTGTTATAGGGTGAAAATCCAGAATTGTACTTGTTAGTGGTGAATTTTTGGGGCATCAGTGCTGTTTGCTTTCAGATGCTCTTGCCTGATTTAAAGTGGAAAATGTGCTGTCATTCTGAGGTGTAATACCAAAAGCAATGCATCATCCATGTGGCTTTGAACTGTTCAAGGGATAAATGTATGTTTTATCGCAATAGAATGCAACAACAAATGAAGCTGGCTTTTTAAAATTAACTTCAGGATGGAATGGATAGTAATTTCTTCTTCCTCACCCAAATACCCAGGTGCTCTTTGATGGAATTCCATATAGCCATCCCTATTTGTGGAATCTAGACACTAAATCACAAAAGAGGAAGTCACTTGGGTTTATACCATGTTAGGTATAATGGTGCTAGAGCTTCAGTGCTCTATAATGTGGTTCTGAGGTCTATATTCTTAAGTTTTATTTAGGTTTAACATCTACTTTTATTCTCTGTATATTTAATAGATTATTCCTCTCATCCCTCATGCTTGCTTTATTGTTTTCTTTGAAtcctaggaagaaattcttccctgtgagagtggtaAGACCTTGGCACATGTTGCCCAGAGTAGCTGTGGCTGCCCAGTTCCtagaagtgtccaagaccagatTGGCCAGGGCTTGTAGCATGGTGGTCTAGTGGTAGGTGTCTCTGGTCTAGTGATGGGGGCATGGAATGGCCCATCCATCTCAGGTCCCATCCATCTCagactattccatgattctgtggtaGCCACAAAAACATTTGGAGATTGCTTTCTTTTCTTAAGACAAAACAAAGTCAGTGATTCCTATCATGGAACTGTTTCAAAGAAGGCATGGCATAGGCAGTCAGGGCTGTTGGAGGAGTTCCCTTAGCAGATTTACTGGTAGGGTTATATCTCCCTTTCATAAATCTTGCATTTTCTCCCTTTGGGTAGGTAGTTGCAGCTTACTGCAGAGAGATGGGTTTAAATGAAGATGGTCCTTTTTACTCCGTGAAGATAGATGTTACCTCCTTAGTTCAGAGCTGGTCTGGGCCTCCATTCCTGGCCTGTATCTTCTGGCTATTTCTAAAATCCAGTTTGGGTTATATTCCTAAAGTTCTAGTTTAACCAAACAGTGTATAGATACCAAGAAGACAGATGCCCTGTCCAGTAGTGGTCTcaatttttctcaattttttaactgtttttttttccttctttttttttttttttctttttaactctaATAATAAGACTGTGTCTTGCCTTCTTTATCAGATGATCGAGCACGTAGGTCTCCTCGAAAGCTTCCCACTTCGttgaagaaggaagaaaggaagtggGTCCCACCTAAGTTCCTGCCACACAAATATGATGTCAAACTGAAAAATGAAGATAAGGTGAGTTGTCTGCTTGAGTCCTTTGTATTATAACATGAATATGCAAGTTTAGTTAATCACTGTCGGTGATTATACAGCACAATGTAGTGCTTTCTGCCAGAGTCATGGCACTGGAAGCAGGATAGTTGTCTGTGAGGCTGACCAGCCCGTCTGTTTCTATCTGTAATTGGGTTTTGTGCATGGAAACTCTTGGTACCACACACACCGAGTCACAGAGTTTTATTGTGGTTGCTGTTAAATGCCTCATCTCTGATCTTGCAGTTCATGAGACCAGTGAAATCATGAATGGCGTTGTTGCTGTTGTCCTGACCAAGCTGCTCTGAGTTGGAGGTGGCAGTGCTTTGGGAAGCTgtggatagctgtggcactgctttgttctttttgtctgttttttggTAATTTGACAAGTGAGGCAGTGCTGACCTCAAAGAGTACCATGTGCAGAGGTGCTCCTTtggtctcaggaaaaaaaaatcaaacatgtATATGTAAAAGCTTAAAAGTCAGTAGCAAGCACAAGCTGCAGGAAGGCCAGAGATAAAACAGTGGGCTTTGGCAAAAAATCTGCATCATAAACTCATGGTTTCTACTGTTCTAGCTATCTGATTCTCCTACCAATCTCTCTGTGTCTCAGTTCTGCAAATTCTGTTTGGCTTGACAGCTTTGAATGAGCGAGGAGTTTTCGGACATGAAGCAGTACAATGATCCTTGTTCCTTATAGGCATATGATCTGTATTTATAATGTGGTTAGAAGTTAATCATTAACAGTGTCTCTTATCTCCAAGATCATCAGCAACGTTCCAGCAGATAGCTTAGTCCGTACAGAGCGTCCTCCCAACAAGGAGATCCTGAGGTACTTCATCCGTCACAATGCGCTACGTGCTGGCACGTGTGAGAACGCTCCCTGGGTTGTGGAGGATGAGTTAGTGAAGAAGTACTCTCTCCCCAGTAAATTCAGTGACTTCTTGCTTGACCCACATAAGGTAAGAATTCCTAAAAGTACCTGCTTTGCTTTGCCGCCCATTCCTTGAGTCTTGGCAGAGACCTCAGTGTGCTGGTTGGGTtttagaatcacaaaatcattagGGTTGAAAGCCATCAAACCTCACTGTTACCCAGCAtcaccaaggccaccactaaaccatgtccccaagtgccatttccagagagaagcagagcaggaaTACCTACTCTTTTGAAGGGTGACCTTTTGAGAGGTGACATGGCTTGAACATCTGGAACAGTGGTCTGCTTTGAAAACTTGAGATGCAACTGCCTTTTAATTTTTCCAATGGTTTGCATTACTTGTCTACAAGTAAAATAAAGTTCCTGGTGTAAGAAAAATGGGAGAGCTGCAGTCTTTATGTGGTAGTGTCAGGTATTGGGCCCAAGACCTGGATGCATGTGACTTCATGAGGCCTGGTTCATGTACAGGGCTGCCTTGAGCGATGGCAGATAATACAAATTTAGTACTGAATACATACATAGCATGAATGGGTTCTTCCAGCCCTTAGGGCTAACCAGCCAAATATAATATTAACCAACTAAATGCCATACCATGAAATGCGCTGTTTTAAAATCCATCTTCTGGTGTAGAAAGCACTATTTTGTTCATTCAGTAAACTTTTTCATAGACTGTCAAGTGTTGTTGTAAAACCAGGAGATAAATATTTGTTCAgggcaagggagaatggcttcaaactcACACAGAGTAGGTTTAAATTgaatattgggaaaaaattcttccctgtgtgggtggtgaggtcctggcacaggttgcccagagaagctgtggctgcctcatccctggaagtgtccaagtccAGGTTGAACAGGGCTtaaagcaacctggtctagtagtAGGTGTCCGTGCCTGTGGctggggttggaacaagatgatctttatggtccctCTGAACCTAGGCCATTCTCTGACTGATTATGATTGCAAAAGCCTGTTACCCTTAGAGCAATGAGCAatttcattagaaaaaaaaaaaaaaatgggcaaaaataaTTGACAGATATCTAGATAACTTTATTTACCTTTCAATATTAATACAAAATAattcttcctttaattttagtaTATGGCTCTCAATCCCTCAGCCAAGAGGAAGAGCTCTCGGTCACCTGAAAGAAAGCTTCCTAAGAAATCCAAAGCAGATGGATCTTCACTGGGACAGCCACTGAGTCCAACCCTGTGGTGTCACGTGCATTTGGAAAAATCTATAATTGGCTCTCCGCTGAAGGTGAAAAACTCTAAGAACTCAAATTGTCCTAAAGAGGAGCTGGAAGAGGTGATGAAAATTGTGTCACCTGCTAAACTTGGTTCTAACTTTCACATTCCAAAGAGGAGCCGACTAGGAAAGGGGAACAGCAAATCCTTGGACAAAAAGCAAAGAGGCAAAAAGGTTCTGAATGGGCAGAAGTCGTCAGGGAAGGCAAAGTCTCCCAGAAAAGGTTTGAAGACCCCCAAGATGAAAATGAAGCAAATTACACTGCTGGACATGGCTAAAGGTACCACTAAGGTATCCAGGGCTCCCAGGAATTCTGGAGGCACCCCTGGATCTTCCAGGAAACCCCAGAAACATCTGCCTCCTGCAGCGCTCCATCTCATTGCTTATTACAAAGAAAACAAAGATCGGGAAGACAAAAAAAGTGCTCTGTCCTGCATCATCTCCAAAACAGCTCGGCTGCTTTCCAATGAGGACCGTGCCCGTCTCCCTGAGGATTTACGAGGCTTGGTACAGAAACGCTATGAGCTCCTGGAACACAGGAAGAGATGGGCCACCATGACTGAGGAACAGCGGAAGGAGTACAtgaagaagaaaagggaaaagctgAAAGAGAAACTGAAGGAAAGAGCAAAGGAgcggaaggagaaggagatgaaGGAAAAACTGGAAAAACAGAGGAGATTTGAGGACCAAGATCTGAAAGGGAAGACATTGCCTACTTTTAAGCTGGTTGATACTCCAGAGGGACTTCCTAACACACTTTTTGGGGATGTGGCCATGGTGGTGGAGTTCCTGAGCTGTTACTCAGGGTTACTAATGCCAGATGCTCAGTATCCCATCACAGCAGTGTCCCTGATGGAAGCCCTTTGTGCAGAAAAGGGAGGCTTCCTGTACTTGAACAGAGTACTGGTCATTCTCTTGCAGACCCTGCTGCAGGATGAAATTGCTGAGGATTATGCTGAGCTGGGAATGAAACTTTCTGAAATCCCACTTACTCTGCATTCCGCTTCAGAGTTGGTTCGCCTGTGCCTGCGCAAGTCAGACGTGCAAGAGGAAAGCGAGGTCTCAGATAACGTAGATGAAAGTAAGGATTTGGCAGCTTTCGAGGATAATGAGGTACAGGATGAGTTTTTGGAGAAACTGGAGACATCGGAGTTCTTTGAGCTGACTCCTGAAGAGAAATTGCGGATCCTTGGAGCACTGTGTCACCGGATCCTAATGACATACTCGGTGCAGGACCATGTGGAGGCCAAGCAGCAGGCCTCGGCTGAGCTGTGGAAAGAGCGCCTGGCTGTCCTGAAGGAGGAAAATGACAAGAAGAGGGCAGAGAAACAGAAGCGAAAAGAAATGGTGGCTAAAAGCAAGGAGAATGGGAAAGAAGAGCATGTGATgggaagaaatgaaaagaaaaagcacGAAATTATGAAAATAGAGCACCGGGTGGAAATCGAAGCTGATGATATGATCAGTGCTGTGAAGAGCAGGCGCCTTCTTGCCATCCAAGCCAAGAAAGAGAGGGAGCAACAAGAAATACAAATGAGAGGTAAGAAAAATTACCTAGTGAGTAGAGTGTTTGTGTGTTGTGGAATAACTTCATGGCAAAAATGACAGCCTGTTTCCAGAAGCATTTTCTGAATGAAACCTAAATAAAACGTAGGAATATAGATCTCAGAATGACATAATAGAgcactggctccagcaccatTATAACACGGTATAAACCCAAGTGATCTCTTCTTTTGTGATTTACTGTCTAAATTCCACAAATAAGGATGGCTATATGGAATTTAAGGGATATACTCATTGGAGATTTATAGTTCATCTCCTGTGGTTCCTGTGGCAGCTTAAACTTTGTAAATTTAAGAAAAAACAATACTTGCTTCTAGTTTTTTATTTGTGTCTGTCTTTTGTTCAGTACCTTTCTAATTATGGCAGGCCCAGAGAGGTTGGACAAGACAGTATCTGTTTTGGGaacagaaaagaaccaaaaattTGTCTTATGTCCAAACATCATCTGGTTCTTGGGTACAGAGGAGATACTTCCTGCCTAAAATCAGTTCCtactgctggccctgctgctgttcCCATGGTCAGGTTGttgccagcagcccttctctcataTTAGGATTTGGGCAATAAATCTCAGTTTAGTGTTTCTCGCTTTAATGAATTAGTTATGGAGCTGTGTAAATATAAACTGTCCACTCAAACCTCTCTAAATCATGAGTTGCAACACCAGACCCTGTCTCTGTGCAAGTAGTGCTGCTTGAGGAGTATAGGTGTAAAGAGAGAACACATCAGAATTACAGTTTAGGGGTTGTATTGGTTGTAAATGTGGATGCTGGGTAGATGGAAGTGGACCATGTAGCTAATCTAGGTTATTTTCTTTCTGAAACAAGAGAGGGATAAGCATCCCTCATGGAGCCTGGCTTTTGCTCCTTAGCTGGAATGTGGGAGTATCTGTTCTGGGAGaccaagaatcacagaatggtttggattggaagggacctaaaagttGATCatggtcccccctgcccccttcatgggcaaggacaccttccactagaccaggttgccccTAGTCCCATCCATCCTAGcctggcagaggttgcccagagaagctgtggctgtcctatccttggaagtgtccaaggccaggctggacagggtttagagcaacctggtctagtggaaggtgtccctgaccatggcagggttggaacaagatgatccttAAAGtgtcttccagcccaaaccattccatgattctgtgatatgaCGGTTTTTATCCAGGGTTTCTTCAGCCCAGTCTATTCTTACACCTTGACTACTTCTATATAGATCtatatgagattttttttttttttttttttttttttttttagaatggtGGGCAGAAAGTAAACGGAAGAGTATATGGTTGTAAAGAATGTTTATTAAAATCCCCaataaaactgcttttttttaCTCCCATGGTATAGTAAAATAAAGGACAATATTGATGTCTGGATACAACAAAGGAAAGCTAATGCTGCTCTTTGCTGATTCTAACAGTGAGGATGGAGaaagaagcagaggaagaaagaatCCGGAGGCAtaaagctgctgctgagaaaacttTCCAGGATGGAATTGCCAAAGCCAAACTGGTGATGCGCAGGACCCCAATTGGCACTGACAGGAATCACAACAGGTGGGAAAGGAGATGACCATGAACTTCCATCTCTGCCCTGAGAGAGGGGCTGTGTTAGATACCATCCCCCAGGAAGGGATTGACTGGGAGGGTGTATGGAGTTGCAGaggagagagaaggggaaagtATTTGTGTATATGAAGTGTAGTGGCTGGTTACGTGCCCAACTTTTTGAAGCCTTCCCATGGAGGTCAGGACTAGTGGAGGTTCAAGTGCTGGCAATGGCTGCTCAGGAACCTTGTTACCatctttttttttcatggttgTTGCACAGGCATGCTCTTGGAATGGATTCTAAGCTAAGCTTTTCGTGTTTCTCAGCAGGGCTAACATAAAGATATGTCTGCATTCAGCTTTTAGTGAGTTGAGCACAGAGATGCTTCTCGACTCAATGCAaataaaagtgtgtgtgtgtttagccAGAAAAGGAGACAGGTACCTAATAACAC from Melospiza melodia melodia isolate bMelMel2 chromosome 21, bMelMel2.pri, whole genome shotgun sequence encodes the following:
- the BAZ1B gene encoding tyrosine-protein kinase BAZ1B isoform X1, producing MAPLLGRKPFPLAKPLPPGEPGEVFVIPHTQEAFRTREEYEARLERYSERIWTCKSTGSSQLTHKEAWEEEQEVAELLKEEFPIWYEKLVLEIVHHNTVSLEKLVDAAWLEIMTKFAVGEECDFEVGKEKMLPVKVVKMHPLEKVDEEASEKKSDGACDSPSSDKENSSQAAQDNQKEVKLKEDDSRRDSMNDRARRSPRKLPTSLKKEERKWVPPKFLPHKYDVKLKNEDKIISNVPADSLVRTERPPNKEILRYFIRHNALRAGTCENAPWVVEDELVKKYSLPSKFSDFLLDPHKYMALNPSAKRKSSRSPERKLPKKSKADGSSLGQPLSPTLWCHVHLEKSIIGSPLKVKNSKNSNCPKEELEEVMKIVSPAKLGSNFHIPKRSRLGKGNSKSLDKKQRGKKVLNGQKSSGKAKSPRKGLKTPKMKMKQITLLDMAKGTTKVSRAPRNSGGTPGSSRKPQKHLPPAALHLIAYYKENKDREDKKSALSCIISKTARLLSNEDRARLPEDLRGLVQKRYELLEHRKRWATMTEEQRKEYMKKKREKLKEKLKERAKERKEKEMKEKLEKQRRFEDQDLKGKTLPTFKLVDTPEGLPNTLFGDVAMVVEFLSCYSGLLMPDAQYPITAVSLMEALCAEKGGFLYLNRVLVILLQTLLQDEIAEDYAELGMKLSEIPLTLHSASELVRLCLRKSDVQEESEVSDNVDESKDLAAFEDNEVQDEFLEKLETSEFFELTPEEKLRILGALCHRILMTYSVQDHVEAKQQASAELWKERLAVLKEENDKKRAEKQKRKEMVAKSKENGKEEHVMGRNEKKKHEIMKIEHRVEIEADDMISAVKSRRLLAIQAKKEREQQEIQMRVRMEKEAEEERIRRHKAAAEKTFQDGIAKAKLVMRRTPIGTDRNHNRYWLFSDEVPGLFIEKGWVHESIDYRFTLPHQKKEDSKKDYSPGEKRKSTGNDSRGNKLHRSMPTTDLPAETTTPKQGQNLWFLCDSQKDLDELLDCLHPQGVRESQLKERLEKKYQDITHSIHLARKQNLGLKSCDGNQELLNYLRSDLIEVATRLQKGGLGYVDVTPEYEAKVYSLESLKDFGECVIALQTGVVKKFLQGFMAPKQKRRKHQGEDYIARADEIDEDKKMAEEAKVASATEKWKTAIREAQTFSRMHVLLGMLDACIKWDMSAENARCKVCRKKGEDDKLILCDECNKAFHLFCLRPALYEIPDGEWQCPACQPSTARRSSRSRNYAEDSAEDEGEEGEEPSDEPDAEEEEEEEEDYEVAGLKLRPRKAAQGKQGSMYSSRQGRHQRKKQTFHSVRGPRQRMAPVNGADIDELVLQTKRTARRQNLELQKCEEILSKLIKYRFSWPFREPVTTEEAEDYFEVISNPMDFQTMQSKCSCGSYRSVQEFLSDMKQVFSNAEHYNQNGSHVLSCLEKTEQCLIDMVHKHLPGHTYARRKRKKLSARCQGLEEQEGDSESEPLEHSRGRKRKK
- the BAZ1B gene encoding tyrosine-protein kinase BAZ1B isoform X2 translates to MAPLLGRKPFPLAKPLPPGEPGEVFVIPHTQEAFRTREEYEARLERYSERIWTCKSTGSSQLTHKEAWEEEQEVAELLKEEFPIWYEKLVLEIVHHNTVSLEKLVDAAWLEIMTKFAVGEECDFEVGKEKMLPVKVVKMHPLEKVDEEASEKKSDGACDSPSSDKENSSQAAQDNQKEVKLKEDDSRRDSMNDRARRSPRKLPTSLKKEERKWVPPKFLPHKYDVKLKNEDKIISNVPADSLVRTERPPNKEILRYFIRHNALRAGTCENAPWVVEDELVKKYSLPSKFSDFLLDPHKYMALNPSAKRKSSRSPERKLPKKSKADGSSLGQPLSPTLWCHVHLEKSIIGSPLKVKNSKNSNCPKEELEEVMKIVSPAKLGSNFHIPKRSRLGKGNSKSLDKKQRGKKVLNGQKSSGKAKSPRKGLKTPKMKMKQITLLDMAKGTTKVSRAPRNSGGTPGSSRKPQKHLPPAALHLIAYYKENKDREDKKSALSCIISKTARLLSNEDRARLPEDLRGLVQKRYELLEHRKRWATMTEEQRKEYMKKKREKLKEKLKERAKERKEKEMKEKLEKQRRFEDQDLKGKTLPTFKLVDTPEGLPNTLFGDVAMVVEFLSCYSGLLMPDAQYPITAVSLMEALCAEKGGFLYLNRVLVILLQTLLQDEIAEDYAELGMKLSEIPLTLHSASELVRLCLRKSDVQEESEVSDNVDESKDLAAFEDNEVQDEFLEKLETSEFFELTPEEKLRILGALCHRILMTYSVQDHVEAKQQASAELWKERLAVLKEENDKKRAEKQKRKEMVAKSKENGKEEHVMGRNEKKKHEIMKIEHRVEIEADDMISAVKSRRLLAIQAKKEREQQEIQMRVRMEKEAEEERIRRHKAAAEKTFQDGIAKAKLVMRRTPIGTDRNHNRYWLFSDEVPGLFIEKGWVHESIDYRFTLPHQKKEDSKKDYSPGEKRKSTGNDSRGNKLHRSMPTTDLPAETTTPKQGQNLWFLCDSQKDLDELLDCLHPQGVRESQLKERLEKKYQDITHSIHLARKQNLGLKSCDGNQELLNYLRSDLIEVATRLQKGGLGYVDVTPEYEAKVYSLESLKDFGECVIALQTGVVKKFLQGFMAPKQKRRKHQGEDYIARADEIDEDKKMAEEAKVASATEKWKTAIREAQTFSRMHVLLGMLDACIKWDMSAENARCKVCRKKGEDDKLILCDECNKAFHLFCLRPALYEIPDGEWQCPACQPSTARRSSRSRNYAEDSAEDEGEEGEEPSDEPDAEEEEEEEEDYEVAGLKWRLTDTTAVRTACCPAVYPCPHLECV